One Tamlana carrageenivorans genomic region harbors:
- a CDS encoding phytase — protein MKKLFFVGLLALASSCHNNLPKIAPDVITEHTLHDSDDPAIWINPNDPSKSIVFGTDKNTDGAIYAFDLEGKIIEDKTIRGLKRPNNVDLEYGFKINDSTETAIIAFTERERKKMRLYALPEMIPLDGGGFSVFKNAQEPEGDLPMGIALYKSQVSNKIYAIVGRKNGPLEGYLHQYELYSDSIGVHAKLVRKFGKFSGKKEIEAIAVDNKNGIVYYADEMHCIRKYYAEPSKGDEEISCFGGDHFKKDIEGIAIAQYENKGFLIVSNQQAHTFNIFDLETNAFIKELNLGTVETDGCDVTTVALGGKFPNGLFVSMNDDRNFFFHDLAKLKLLE, from the coding sequence ATGAAGAAATTATTTTTTGTAGGCTTGCTAGCCTTAGCAAGTTCATGTCATAACAATTTACCGAAAATAGCACCCGATGTTATCACAGAACATACCTTGCACGATTCTGATGATCCGGCCATTTGGATTAACCCCAACGACCCATCGAAAAGCATTGTTTTTGGTACCGATAAAAATACAGATGGCGCCATTTATGCTTTCGATTTAGAAGGAAAAATTATTGAAGATAAAACCATAAGAGGGTTAAAGCGACCGAACAATGTGGATTTGGAATACGGTTTTAAAATCAACGATTCTACCGAAACAGCCATTATAGCGTTTACCGAAAGAGAGCGTAAAAAAATGCGTTTGTACGCCCTTCCAGAGATGATTCCTTTAGATGGTGGCGGATTTTCTGTTTTTAAAAATGCACAAGAACCAGAAGGCGATTTACCTATGGGAATTGCACTTTACAAATCGCAGGTATCCAATAAAATATATGCAATTGTAGGTAGGAAAAATGGCCCTTTAGAAGGGTATTTACATCAATACGAACTGTATAGCGATAGTATAGGGGTACATGCTAAATTGGTTAGAAAATTTGGAAAATTTAGCGGTAAAAAGGAAATTGAAGCTATTGCCGTCGATAATAAAAATGGCATCGTTTATTATGCTGATGAAATGCATTGTATTCGAAAATATTACGCAGAACCATCAAAAGGTGATGAAGAAATTTCATGCTTTGGTGGCGATCACTTTAAGAAAGATATTGAAGGCATTGCCATTGCTCAATACGAAAATAAAGGATTCCTTATTGTGTCAAACCAGCAAGCGCATACTTTTAATATTTTTGACTTAGAAACCAACGCCTTTATTAAAGAACTTAATTTAGGAACTGTTGAAACCGATGGTTGCGATGTCACTACCGTGGCTTTAGGAGGTAAATTTCCAAACGGATTATTTGTTTCCATGAATGATGATAGAAACTTTTTCTTTCACGATTTAGCCAAATTGAAACTATTAGAATAG
- a CDS encoding BamA/TamA family outer membrane protein: MVLLCYACSITQYIPEDERLYTGATLEVESDSTISDKSKDVIKTNLNSVLNPEPNSNILGMYLGLYFYYQNQKEHPGFINRWLYKNFGEEPIYQSDVNPIEVESLLINRLDNRGFFYSSASSEFIEDKKKASAAYHVEVAQPYKMESYALDSLPQPIGSNIKAHLNKTVLKKDMCFDLPLMQLERKRIDQSLKQRGYYNFNERFLLFEADTNQYKNKRFDLYLKLKEETPKQAIVPYEISRINIYPHYNLETDSLNVPADTYNDKNYYQDELYFKLKHLDPFITLKKGQLYNAETSKNTARRLSQIGTYKFVNIQYKEIDSTLSDSLGHLEANIYLSPLNKRSLQAELQGVTKSNNFTGPAISISSINRNLFKGGETFKLSAKFGYEAQFTRGSQDSEKLSSTHLGISGELFFPRIIFPVKVGPHFFKYNIPKTKTSLSLDYLNRKEYYSLFSATALFGYTWDANKLVTYELNPITVSYTKPSKISDAFKQILEDNPYMRDSFEQEFISGLTFSFTYNGLLETRKRNQIYFNAKLDIAGNTLSLLKKEQADGSPNEIFGLEYAQYAKADIDFYYHHKFNKDNILASRIFAGYGIAYGNSTLLPNVKQYFAGGPYSVRAFRIRSLGPGTFDGSTVSDTYFDQTGNIRLEANLEYRFPIYSFLKGAAFVDAGNIWNSEENPSLPGGKFSRSFMQELGMGVGLGARVDFQGFVIRVDLATPFHNPALPEGERYNFDTQESVLNFAIGYPF, from the coding sequence ATGGTGCTCCTGTGTTATGCTTGTAGCATAACACAATACATCCCAGAAGATGAGCGCTTGTACACTGGTGCTACGCTAGAGGTAGAAAGTGATTCCACCATATCCGACAAATCTAAAGATGTTATAAAAACAAACCTTAATTCGGTGCTAAACCCAGAACCGAACAGTAATATTTTAGGCATGTATTTAGGTTTGTATTTTTACTATCAAAACCAGAAAGAACACCCAGGCTTTATAAACAGATGGCTTTATAAAAATTTTGGAGAAGAGCCCATATACCAAAGTGATGTTAATCCTATAGAAGTAGAGTCTCTATTAATAAACCGTTTGGACAACCGAGGATTCTTCTACAGTTCAGCATCATCAGAATTCATTGAAGATAAAAAAAAGGCTTCCGCAGCTTATCATGTTGAAGTTGCCCAACCTTATAAAATGGAAAGTTACGCTCTAGATAGTTTGCCACAACCCATTGGTTCCAATATTAAAGCACACCTCAATAAAACAGTTTTAAAAAAGGATATGTGTTTTGATTTACCCTTAATGCAATTAGAACGTAAGCGTATCGATCAATCCCTTAAACAAAGAGGGTATTATAACTTCAATGAAAGGTTTTTACTTTTTGAAGCTGACACAAATCAATACAAAAACAAGCGCTTTGATTTGTATTTAAAATTGAAAGAGGAAACACCAAAACAAGCCATTGTTCCTTATGAAATTTCTCGCATAAACATTTATCCGCACTATAATTTAGAAACCGATTCTTTAAATGTTCCTGCAGATACTTATAATGATAAAAATTACTATCAAGATGAATTGTATTTTAAACTGAAACATCTTGACCCTTTTATAACTCTTAAAAAGGGGCAGTTGTACAACGCTGAAACCTCTAAAAACACAGCAAGGCGCCTGTCTCAAATTGGAACCTACAAATTTGTTAATATCCAGTATAAAGAAATAGACTCCACACTAAGCGACAGCTTAGGTCATTTAGAAGCTAACATTTACTTATCCCCACTAAACAAAAGATCATTACAAGCCGAATTACAAGGGGTCACCAAATCCAATAACTTTACTGGGCCAGCCATTTCAATTTCATCGATAAACCGAAATTTATTTAAAGGTGGAGAAACCTTTAAACTGAGTGCTAAATTTGGTTACGAAGCGCAATTCACAAGAGGTAGTCAGGACAGCGAAAAATTAAGCAGTACGCATCTGGGAATAAGCGGAGAATTATTTTTTCCAAGAATTATTTTCCCCGTAAAAGTTGGCCCGCATTTTTTCAAGTACAACATTCCAAAAACCAAAACCTCGTTAAGCCTTGATTATTTAAACCGTAAAGAATATTATAGTTTATTTTCGGCAACAGCCTTATTTGGCTATACCTGGGATGCCAACAAACTGGTTACTTATGAATTAAATCCCATAACCGTTAGCTACACCAAACCATCGAAAATTAGTGACGCCTTTAAGCAAATTTTAGAAGACAATCCTTATATGCGAGATAGTTTTGAGCAGGAATTTATAAGTGGTCTCACCTTTTCCTTTACCTATAATGGCTTGTTAGAAACACGTAAACGCAATCAAATCTATTTTAACGCCAAATTGGATATTGCTGGAAACACTTTAAGTTTATTAAAAAAAGAACAAGCTGATGGGAGTCCGAATGAAATTTTTGGTTTAGAGTATGCGCAATACGCCAAGGCCGATATAGATTTTTACTATCACCATAAATTTAACAAAGATAATATTTTAGCCAGTCGTATATTTGCTGGTTACGGCATTGCCTATGGCAACTCCACACTATTACCTAATGTAAAACAATATTTTGCAGGTGGCCCTTATAGTGTTCGGGCCTTTAGAATACGCTCTTTAGGACCAGGAACTTTTGATGGTTCAACCGTTAGTGATACCTACTTTGATCAAACTGGTAACATTCGTTTAGAAGCCAATTTAGAATACCGTTTCCCTATCTATTCATTTCTTAAAGGGGCGGCCTTTGTGGATGCTGGAAATATTTGGAACTCGGAAGAAAACCCATCCTTACCAGGCGGTAAATTTTCGCGCTCTTTCATGCAGGAATTAGGTATGGGTGTTGGCCTTGGGGCCCGAGTTGATTTTCAAGGATTTGTAATTCGTGTCGATTTAGCAACGCCATTTCATAACCCAGCGCTTCCTGAAGGCGAACGCTATAATTTTGATACTCAAGAATCGGTTTTAAACTTCGCCATTGGTTATCCATTCTAA